From Alligator mississippiensis isolate rAllMis1 chromosome 1, rAllMis1, whole genome shotgun sequence:
CTGAGCACATGGCTTAAAATGTTTTCCTGCTCATTGAAACATCTGTCGGCTCACTTGTTCCTTAATATCCCCTATTTACATATTAAAAATTGCCCAATTATTGAGTCCAGACACATTTTAAGAAATTGGGATTTCATGGCAGCCTGGCTGCCAAGAAATCTGAACATCTCTGAGGTAGAACTTTGTATTTCTTCTCCATCCTACCATTTCTGTGCATGTTATCAGTGCTGATACTCCTGAAAATGATAATTGAGGAAGTGACTGAAAAGGAAATCTTTAGAAAGTAACCTGAACAGGAAACTTGAAGGGAAGTGAGCCCCGTGTTTTGCAGTCTGTTAGCATTTCCCCTGTTTTGAGTATTGATCATCCATGTTTTTTATTAACACACCTTGTTCTCTAGGGACAGGGTCACATTCTTCTTCCACCCTCCACAGATGATGGGCACATTTGATGTTCTTGTTGTATGTTAACTTCCCTCACACTGTTTTTCACAGTCCTGCTATGAAAACTGTGCTAGAGGCCACTAACCCTTGGTTAACTAGTATCTAAAGTTCCTGCTTGAAAACTAAGCTGCTTTTTCATGTAACTGATCATACTTAATTTGTCTGTTTGAATAGTGTACATTTAGTGAAAAATACTTGATGCAGTAATGGCAGGTTTCTTTCACTTAATAGTGCTGTATTCAACAGGGTAATGAAATAGAAAGTTGTATAATAAGTAAGTCTTGTATAATAGTACAATAAGTACAGTAAGAATATTATAAACGGGGTCAGTAAAAATCAATCAGTAACACTAAAAGGTATTCCttctttgttttctgtatttttacCTCATATTGATCTCTGCCATTTTCCTAACTGCTGGCTTTGGTGCCAGAGTTTTTTGAATCGGTCAATTTGTCTGACAAACTCTTAACCTATCCAGATATTCTTTTCTGTACTACAGAATGCATACATAACCACGAGCTTGTTTGAACAGTTATGAGATGCATTTCATTTTTCTGAGTTTGTAGTTGAAACTTTAAAAGAGTGGGTTATTTCAGACAACTAAAGATGCTACTTCAAAAGACATACCCGTTTGCTATTGAAACAGTGTCCATATATTTATCTCCTTttggttgttaaaaaaaaaaaagaaaacaattaacTAGGTTCAGGAGTTTTCATTGCTAGCAGAGTACTGTCTGGGAAGCTGATACTTGTTTTTCTGTACTCTGCTCATTCCCAATGTTACACCTCTGAGCAGTAGCAGTGAGCTTTTCAGATGCGGGATATGCTCAACTTGACATGTATTTTGGCTTCAAGTAAAAACTCATGGATGTGGATGATAGAGACACTTGTTACATTCAGTGattctaaaaaaaaacaaatctgcaTAGAGTTTTGCTTTGGAATATTTAGAAAACACTTACCAGTCAGTCTGAGTTCCATCTGCTATAATGGAGATCTCTTATCAAATTAGCATCCTCTTATTGTGGTCCTATGGTTTTGGTCTTGTTTGTCTCAAGAAGAAACCTGGCGCATTCAGTATGTTTAAATATTCTTTCAGACTTCTTCAAGGGTCCTACTGTGCCCTATGTTCGCCTGGCTGGATTAGAACATGTTCTGCATTTCACAGCAATGGATGGGAAAATTTACATGCGAAGCTATAAGTAAGCTTCCTTTTGCTTTTGTACACTTAGATTGTCTAACGTGAACCTTGATTTCATTCTACACTACAGTGACCTTGTGCTGTTTAGGCTCAGATTTTAGCTTGTGTTGTAGACACACCTCATCAGATACTGACTCTGTATACACATCTAGCTTGTTAAATTTTCTCTCATAAAATGATTTATTAAAATCATACTTCATatcagcgttccctctaagctgcatggtgtGCGTGGCCATGGCCACGCacaccatgcagcttagagggagtGTTGTTTCATAGCTTCTCATTCTCAAAAGTTTTCAATTTCACAGGTTATGCCTGAGGCGCTTTTCTGTAATTTGTCAGAAAAAATATCTAATCCAATATCACAGACCTAATCTAAATTTAAATTTAGATTAATGCATATGAGGTCAAATTACTTTTGAAACAAACTGAATTTGCAGTATTGATGCCTGGGTAGTTGTTTGGAACAGGCTCAGGCTGAATAGATGTTGAATGCTCTCATGTTATGATCAAACAGATTTGAAAAGTCATGTTTAACTACACTTAGTCTTCTGACAGACatgaaaagaacaaaacaaaacaacaaccgTGCTTTAAACTAGAAGAGTTAGCGCATTAGATCAACCAGGCTCTGCAGCTTCTGTATAGATTGAgcgcttcagcaaggcttttttggcgcttttatctaatagctgattgaattcaATTTGGCTTCTtatgattcaatcagctattagataaaagcgccaaaaagccccgctgaagtaccagacattgggcaagctgggtcaaactaatgcagcGCCTCTCCTGGACACACATtgggctcagtgcaggggcatgcagagttcaaagtaaagcacttttttgtttgtttgtttgtttttctgcattTGTAAGCAGCCATAGTGCCATGTATTTTTCTGAGCAAAGAATCGAGCAGTAGCACCTGTTCATAAAGGCTGAATTCTCTTCTGCAGGTCAGAAAATAGTTGGAAATTATTACAAACTAAATGAGGGGAcaatattcatatttttattcttttttctcttctctagagtaTTACTGAAGAAATCAGGCTGTAAAATACCAAGGATTGAATTAGAAGACATGGGACCTTCATTAGATTTGGTGATGAGGAGGACACATTTGGCTTCAGATGACCTTTATAAGTTATCTTTAAAACAGCCTAAGGCACTCAAGGTACTTAAAACTGGTCTTGTATACAAAAGACATTATACTTCAACTTGCACAATCTTTAAGCCAGAACAAATTTTAAAGTTAGCCATAAAAAAGATGCAGGGCTGAAAGCATTACCGCATTATACATTCTCTGCAGAATCATAGCTTTTTTGGATCAACACCCCAAAGCCCATTCCATGACATtgatgggagggagtgggataAAGATGTAGTGGGGTAAGAGTCAGAAATCCTTAATTTAATTTGTACATTTTCACTTCAGGTGCCTTTGCCTTGAATGCTTGGGAATTCTGTGATAGTGATGTCATCTGTCTGTAATCATTTGGTGACTAAATGGTCTTTATTAACATTCATTTTCTCTTACagccaaagaagaagaaaaatatctCCCGTGATGTCTTTGGTACAACCTATGGTCGAATCCATATGAAGAAACAGGATCTTGGTAAATTACAGACCAGGAAAATGAAAGGGTTAAGGAAGAGGCCAGCAGAACGGATGACTGGAGATGGTGAAAGGATTAgtccaaagaaaacaaaatcagttTGATAGAATGGAATAATTCTGGGGACTTTTGCGACCATCAGTTCTCACTGTATTTCTCACAAAGTATATGGCAGAGACGGACCTttctgctgctattttttttaaaagccatgtaaatatttttttaatgcaacttcATATACAAATGGATGTGTGGTCTCAGGCTTTAATATAAGACCAGCGTATTAAAAAGGAAGTAATCTGACATGATTTATCAGGTTTCAGAAAACTGAATAAATGTATCTGGTGACATCATCAGAAGAGAGAATTCAGTTATCTAGTAACAGGCAGCATTGTGGGGTTCTTATCCCTGGGACACAGGTTGAATTAGGCTCATCACATAAACTCTATTCTGGAATTAAGCGTAAATAATTTTCTCATTGACTTACACTTTCATCTTATGTTGTTTATTTAGACTCCCAGATAACTTGGAgtacctctctctctctaacttaATAAACAAAGTTGTCTTCAATGTGTGTTTCATAAAAGAGAAACAATGTCAGTATTAATATCTACTTGTGAGCTGTCTCCTTGTTCTCTCCTCAAATGCCACTTATTTGAGGTGTTTATGCTACATTCATCACCATAGTATCGAAACACATGATGCTCACCTTGAGTATAAATGAGACCTTCGGGATTTTAGTTTCTGGTACGCAgtcctttgtttcatttccaCAAAGCCTGGAAGTGTCAAAACCAACTTAATTTCTGGTTTTTAATCTTAGTATTTATACCATTTTCCTTACCATACTTAATTGCCAGAATGAGATTACTAATGCAGCAAAAGtttgacttctttttttcccttgttcttCTCATGGCTTTGAGAGCCTTGTTCTATTAATACTcttacaaaacaaaatcaaagttGTTTTCCACTTAAGCTGGCACCAAAGCCTTATGCAGCAAGCTAGTGAAAAATGCTCAAGGCTCAATGAGGTAGAAGTTAGAATATAGCAAGTGAAAATTCTTGTTAAGTATAGCCAGAATTATATATTGTTTCATAAAGTAGCTTGTGTCTtcctatattttggtgtgtgaaAAATAACAACTAGCTATCTTTTTCGTTCTCTTAACCTCTGTTATTTGGGAGAATAGGGGCAAGACCATTACTACACGTTTGCATAATTATAATGAAAACGTGCATTATAGGCACTAATATACTTAGTCTTATTAGTGTGAGCATTCCTGTTTTGAACCCAGTGGAAAGCTGTGTTTGCATCCATTTACATTATTTGGTGTTCACACTATTGCTGAGCTAACTAGCACATAGTTCAATCTGAATACCATATCAGAAGGCTTTTACCACAATCTGCAAATCGCATGCACTTTGTTGTCTTGTGTGCATCTCACTAGAAAAATTAGACCCAATTTTCCAATGGCTTGTTTTTCTAGTAGTTATAGTGCAGGCCAGATACAGAGGCTGTCTAATCTTGGGCTAGAAGATGGATAAAAATGTCTGCATCCTTGCTGCCCAGAAATATTTACTCTTTCCTCCTTAAGTGGAAGAATGTCCCTAGTTGTCCTAGCATAGTTTCTTCTGCTGTCCTGTCTTAAGTCTTGAGTAATTCTGTAACATTGAGTAAAAGATCTGAAGTATCTTAAGACTGTAGTGAAGGCAAACATGATTATATTGTACATATAGCCTTAAAGGTCGTAACTTTaatttgtgttgttttgtttacTTTGAGCCACTCTAGTCTCTGGATAGTTATCTGTAATCTACATACATGTGCTTGAAAAATTACTAATAGTCTGAGTTACTGCTCTATTTCATTTTCTTCCCCTCAAATTAAAATACTGCTTATTCCTACCCTCTCAACTCGAGGCTGTGTCAGGTGCTATCTTGAAGGGAATTACAAAACAGGACATATTGTGTTTTCTTGCATGCCACACTTCCCTAAAAACATGGTTGTTTGtaggaaggcaaaatgaagaaaaacgtTTTCAGCgttatggctgcatagaacaTGGACATAGCCTAATCTTCATCTTACACTGCCtttcctgctcaaggcaaaagCTAAAGTTTTTAACCTTTTCAGAGCTGAATTGTCAGTTGGTCTTAGCTGTTCAACCAAaacctgaagctgctgctgctgaatatTGGACTGCAtagacagatctaggattttgcgGGGCTGTGAAATAGCA
This genomic window contains:
- the RPF2 gene encoding ribosome production factor 2 homolog isoform X2, which produces MEPLDRVLKPKTKRAKRFLEKREPKLTENTKNAMLIKGGNANLTVTGVLKDIEFFSKKSDCSLFMFGSHNKKRPNNLIIGCMFDYHVLDMIELGIEKFVSLKEIKNSKCPEGTKPMLIFAGDMFDLSEEYRRLKSLLIDFFKGPTVPYVRLAGLEHVLHFTAMDGKIYMRSYKVLLKKSGCKIPRIELEDMGPSLDLVMRRTHLASDDLYKLSLKQPKALKPKKKKNISRDVFGTTYGRIHMKKQDLGKLQTRKMKGLRKRPAERMTGDGERISPKKTKSV